In the Salvia miltiorrhiza cultivar Shanhuang (shh) chromosome 8, IMPLAD_Smil_shh, whole genome shotgun sequence genome, aattattctttgttccaattatttttatttttatttttgttttagtttttcatgaattttaattttcttttgctttttttGGAAGATCTTAGTCTGATTTTTGTCACTCTTTGcatctttcttttatttatttttttatttcacataattattaatttgtgcgttttttttttcttttaacatAAAATTTTCAACACTAGTTCAAAAACAAGCAATtgcaaaaatattaatttttgtttttatggatgacatttcattaattttatttctttgttagATTAAATAATGGGCAATTGCGacattatttcatattttgtaacATATTCAGTAGATTGTTCATACTATTCGCACAACttgaaagtttattcagtttaatatataaattattcagatTAGTTAAATGTACATTCAACACAGtctgtatttcatattttgtaacatattcagtacatttttcactttattcgcaaacattgaaagtttattcactaaaattatattgaataatattcactttattcactaaaattataCTGAATAGTATTGAAAATTAATCGAATACCACTTTATTATTAATCGAATAAGTTCTGAATAAATATTACtgcctccgtccgccaaaagtattccacaattactatatttggcgtccgcaaaaagtattccactttcctttttaagccatggtcccaccatccatctttatattttatccttacaaacactctttatttacaaaaaacccaccccaaattcaatctcaaccacacatctcataaagtggtggggccctttctccactacatcaacatcataacacattttattaaactctgTGCCCgaccaaagtggaatacttttggcggacggagggagtattcagTACTGAATATCACATAATAAGTTCTGAATAACTATTATTCAGTTATGAATAAGTGAGCAAAAGTAATCGAATATCTACTTCAACACTATGAATAGTTGTTCAACTCATTCTGAAGCCACAAATTCTGTTTGCATTTCCCTTTCTCGAACGAGCACCCATCCCACCTCGACAACTTTCACTAAACCAGTCATCTTGTCTTGCTCATGGAATCAGACTCTTCCCTACACCAAATGCAGCCATATCAATaaatcacaaataaaaaaaaatacataattcaacttcaaaaaatacaaaattaataaacttGTACGAAACAAAGCACATCCAAAAGATCACAGAAGAAACCCAATTCGAAACAAGACATTCAAACATCACCCGAAGAAACTGATCAAATTCTAGAACAAGAGTAAATTCTCAAATCTAACATTGAAAAGATTCAAGAACAAGAGTCAATTTTTAATCGACAAAGCTCGGACCAATCGAATTCAAACAAATAAAGGGGAAAACAAAGGAGCCCATCAgtaaaaacaaagaaacagaaaagaaaagggaaaaaagtAGCTTACTTGAGGGAGAATGTCTGCAATTAGGATGAGCATGAGAAAGAAAGTGATTTGGAAGTCAGTGGAACATTTGCGAGAGATTTAGGCATGGGTTGGTTCCCAATTCTTGATGTGGACTGAATAGAACAAATCAAACATTAAATCCTAGCAAGAACAACTTACCCGATATTCAGTAAGTGCCGTCGGCCAAATCCAAGCGTCGTTGTTGTAGTTGGAGAGGACCGCCGATTCTGAAGTTGGAGATTAAACGTCGTAGGGTTTCAGACGTGTGTTGGTGGTGCTTGGTCAAATTCGTGGGGTGGGAGTAAATTCCTTAATTATCGTCGTTCATTTAGGAATGACAGTTCagtgaatcttcaagttgatttctcgttgagtgtacttgtctttagagatggattgaactttattcaggatttgattgaatctgagttccatctctttgacagattcattcttgagcatgaggaaggagtcgaacttctggcaagctatggaaagcttattctccttgatttcctcggaacctacgcacattctttcaagaatgtcccacatctcctttgcagttccgcacttgatgatcttcatgacatgcttgtcaggaacggtgccggagatgatgcttttggcgaggttgtctagctcatcttgcttcctttcttctgtggagaagtctgccttttgcttgggctggacctcatcgtaaggatcctgatgtggatcaacaggaacccttttgacggtttcggtgatggtgattggtccgttggtgatgacttcccacattcggcaatgttgggcggtgaggaagctttcaagccgaaacttccatatgtcgtatttttcaatactaaacataggtagagaagataatctgctatggttagtctccatcaaaaagagagaacagataacaacatATAGAGCAATTAGCAAGCACAATTTGGATGAGAAAAcgttttcgagacctttgagaaaaaggatctagttcaattagaacctaatcagaaacagagtgttcttgcgaacaacctgctctgataccaattattaggtccggagggtctcaaataggtgtgtgtggggggggggggggggaatagacctatgggctatttttcttctctcaaactgagggatctcaagatagagatcaaagcgaaactttacacgtAAATTAATACACCTGTTAAccgaaaggagttttgaccaaacagggttgacgactgatactgaaaactcttcagtaaggagttatcagttaagttactggaacttaactgatgcacgtaagggcttcagtcgagtttgctaaaacagagatgataacactcttcctgactatcagaagatagatcagtcagactgatatcatacgcagcggaaataaacttagtttcgtaatagcctcagtcgagtttgctaaaacagagatgataacactctttgcagttattcagtattcagtttatcaattgaaacaacacaagtaagaatgtaaaattgaaagctgtaaataacacatagacttttacgtggttcggaaaaccctttcctacatctacggtctgttgatcagaccaacaatctactccgcaagtgcttaacatgtgcactgcaaatcaaaccgtgtgcttgccgggtgcacacaaccgtaccactgaagaaaccacttcttcagtacccacacttcactcgtgtcggatttctctcgCTTAGCACAACCTGCGCTAAGacttctcagagtcagagtaccttcctgaactccaaatcactcaaacactctactctttcttcttgaaaggaggtttgaacggttgccaactgtacttcaaagaacaagttctttggagcaagtttgaccttggcttctgggtaaacagaggtttgcctaaggtctaagagaatgtaggtaatcagcagtgactgattttggctttggaattctcttcttcgattcaagctttggagaggttaagctttaggctgagtagcgattttggcagagcttcagcttatgtcgttgaatcggttttgattgaagttgatcctcgagcgctatttattggagaggtcttgaatagatccgttggcggagaacgtcttcaagatttcttccgttggagagcatttcgaatttgtgctgaggcttcaatcttcgaggttccttgtttagtggaaacggctctcttgaaggacaggagatgtgacgtctttgataaagtagccaccaaataggaatgacctctgcagagataaggagatcctgagatctctgcatttaatgcggcttacttttgtgagtacgtggcttcctttgaacgttggaagttcagtttgaggaagaatgtttaactgatatttgactttagtatcagtatGCTgaagtccacgcggcacgcattaagtaatcagttccgaactgattcttcaactgatacttcagttggtatcttcagaaCCACAAgttaaactagaaacgaactctaacacttgagttcaaaactgttctagtctattacaattaagacctatggattttggtatcatcaaaacaaggattaggatattccacaaggttcccaacattagattagggtttgttttaagttgtttccttattagactaggtttagttttggcctatatatatggctgatATGTAGCCCACGAAAAttgaacaatattttttataaaaaactttgagttttttttttttctctcttgaATATTCCAAGAGATTTCATCTATTAGCATAAcgacgagtcaaccaaccctcgtcgggtgtcattcatcgtccccaaGTTGTTGCGTCAAcgtcacgttggggtttagggaattcaattcgcctaaatcattccgtgggttagattcagaggttttgggatcttCCATCATCTATCGTTcgttcagtcttccgcttgcgtGTTCGTTTGAACGGTCTAGCAATGATCATATCATatattcctgaatccgctaaataGTTATCTCCACTAGGTCTCAAACCTGATATGGATAGAAGTGGACGAAGGACCCGTTGGATATAATGACCCAAGAACCCGACGTATGTGAGTAGGCAGTGGACTCCCTAGATCGAGAATCTAGTTTGATAAACCCCTAAGAGTGTAGAAACCTCAACCCGTTGGCTATATAATCAGCCAAGAACCTCGGTATGGATGAATGCCACAAGACCTTGCTCAAGTGTCTTGATAAGttctaaaacaattgaaaaactcaacaaaagAGAATTCAACTCACTAAGCAAGAATGGTAATTTTCGTTTATATCAATGGTGTGTGAAATACAAGTGATTATatgcctatttataggctcaaAAAGGTCTCTTGAGAGCCTCACTCCCTTACCACTACTTAAAACCATTAAAAAGGCACATAAAATCACAAATGTAACTCCTAAACACTTGGTatgtgtagtagcccgctcttttatttatcaATAAGACCACTACTTgcgataattatttattgcatcTTTTAGTAAATGAAATCCAGTAATGACCTATgctatgaattcagcttatgagtCTGAATTATATATTCTTAGAGACAGAGTTATGTTATTTAATATctgcaatagaaatattatttctatttattattattattattattattattattattattattattacttgagCCGTGGATTTATTTTGACTTAGGAAGCAAATTAcatctacattttttttaatttagatttattaaatgaGACACATGATATTAGCAAGACTAGAGATCGATTATCAAGATACGTGATTAATGGGAATAATCAATgtttgattgcaaacacgcAATTTTATTAGCAAAATTCGAGATTAGTATTACAGATACAGAAGATATAGATTTACCGAAGACCGAAGGATTTTCTTCACTTTACTCCTACCATATAGCAACAAAGAAAAGGAAAACGGGAAGGGAAAGAGAAATGTGCGTGTGTGCACGTAGAATAGCTGCAACAACAGTAGTTCCCATCCTTTCCCCTGTAGCTTGCGGCTGGAGCAGTAAGGGGTCTTTCAACCACCCTCTATCAGCCACCCTATGACAGCCCGTCTACCCCTTTATACTACACCCAACAATCCCTTCAAATTTCCTTAGTGCACAAGAAtttgaagaaagagagagagagagcagaagaATTTGCTGCTGCTACCAAACTTCAAGGGAGGGTAAGCTTTGGCTTTAACTCCCCATTCCATTCTTAATCAACTTGCATTTATTAAGATGAACCCACAATTCTTTTCAGCTTCTTCCCCAATGAATTCAACAGCAACAACATACGGCCAAACACCAAACAATTGCAAGGTAAATACTAAGCTTAGTTTATTCAAATCCAATTCATACTTCATACATGTTGTATAGAAATACAGAATGTGTAAACAAGCATACGCATATGAACATAGCAAACCATGAGTCCTGTAGTATGTTTAATCCAGCATGTTTACAGAATTAGAATGTCAGCCTGTCACACTTCCCCTTGCTCTAATAACtcaaaatacatatattatagTATGAGAATTCCCTTCACGTTGTGTAACACCGAACTTAGAATTTTAAGGGGAATGGGGGGTATTTGACTGTACCTGATTCAATAAATCGAGAAGGGGGCGACTTGTCTGTTCCGTTGAACCAGAGGGCAGACGGCAGTGACTCTTTCGCCAGAGCTAAG is a window encoding:
- the LOC130996840 gene encoding uncharacterized protein LOC130996840; this encodes METNHSRLSSLPMFSIEKYDIWKFRLESFLTAQHCRMWEVITNGPITITETVKRVPVDPHQDPYDEVQPKQKADFSTEERKQDELDNLAKSIISGTVPDKHVMKIIKCGTAKEMWDILERMCVGSEEIKENKLSIACQKFDSFLMLKNESVKEMELRFNQILNKVQSISKDKYTQREINLKIH